The Penaeus vannamei isolate JL-2024 chromosome 39, ASM4276789v1, whole genome shotgun sequence genome window below encodes:
- the bigmax gene encoding max-like protein X isoform X1: MADFDIKMTEEERDSDQRYPFSRCSSTGSIHTLTSSANNTDVTDDEDSDRGNQMSYKERRREAHTQAEQKRRNAINKGYDSLQDLVPTCQNSEQGQGYKMSKATVLQKSIDYIQFLKKEKAQQEKEVAALQKEVVALTIMKLNYEQIVSAHQSQPGQLNKQISDDVKFQVFRAVMDSLHQTFDQCVATNNFAEISGSVISWVEEHCKPQILREIMCGVLQQLGTHEAAFMN; this comes from the exons ATGGCTGACTTTGATATTAAGATGACTGAAg AGGAGCGAGATTCTGACCAGCGTTATCCATTTTCACGATGTAGTTCAACTGGCTCGATCCACACCCTCACATCTTCAGCCAACAACACAG ATGTTACGGATGACGAGGACAGCGATCGAGGCAATCAGATGAGCTACAAGGAAAGACGTCGGGAAGCCCACACTCAGGCGGAACAGAAGAGACGTAATGCGATAAATAAAGGATACGACTCACTTCAAGATCTTGTCCCTACATGCCAGAACTCAGAACAAGGCCAGGGTTATAAGATGTCAAAGGCAACGGTATTGCAGAAGAGCATTGACTATATACAG tttttgaaaaaggaaaaagcccAACAAGAGAAGGAAGTCGCAGCATTGCAGAAGGAAGTTGTAGCCCTGACGATCATGAAGTTGAATTATGAACAGATTGTGTCCGCCCACCAGAGTCAGCCTGGCCAGTTGAACAAGCAGATCTCAGACGACGTTAAATTCCAAGTG TTCCGTGCAGTGATGGATTCCCTCCACCAGACCTTTGACCAGTGCGTAGCCACCAACAACTTTGCAGAAATCTCCGGCTCAGTTATATCGTGGGTTGAAGAACATTGTAAACCTCAG ATTCTGCGTGAAATTATGTGCGGAGTTCTCCAGCAGCTTGGTACACATGAAGCAGCTTTTATGAATTGA
- the bigmax gene encoding max-like protein X isoform X2, whose amino-acid sequence MADFDIKMTEDVTDDEDSDRGNQMSYKERRREAHTQAEQKRRNAINKGYDSLQDLVPTCQNSEQGQGYKMSKATVLQKSIDYIQFLKKEKAQQEKEVAALQKEVVALTIMKLNYEQIVSAHQSQPGQLNKQISDDVKFQVFRAVMDSLHQTFDQCVATNNFAEISGSVISWVEEHCKPQILREIMCGVLQQLGTHEAAFMN is encoded by the exons ATGGCTGACTTTGATATTAAGATGACTGAAg ATGTTACGGATGACGAGGACAGCGATCGAGGCAATCAGATGAGCTACAAGGAAAGACGTCGGGAAGCCCACACTCAGGCGGAACAGAAGAGACGTAATGCGATAAATAAAGGATACGACTCACTTCAAGATCTTGTCCCTACATGCCAGAACTCAGAACAAGGCCAGGGTTATAAGATGTCAAAGGCAACGGTATTGCAGAAGAGCATTGACTATATACAG tttttgaaaaaggaaaaagcccAACAAGAGAAGGAAGTCGCAGCATTGCAGAAGGAAGTTGTAGCCCTGACGATCATGAAGTTGAATTATGAACAGATTGTGTCCGCCCACCAGAGTCAGCCTGGCCAGTTGAACAAGCAGATCTCAGACGACGTTAAATTCCAAGTG TTCCGTGCAGTGATGGATTCCCTCCACCAGACCTTTGACCAGTGCGTAGCCACCAACAACTTTGCAGAAATCTCCGGCTCAGTTATATCGTGGGTTGAAGAACATTGTAAACCTCAG ATTCTGCGTGAAATTATGTGCGGAGTTCTCCAGCAGCTTGGTACACATGAAGCAGCTTTTATGAATTGA